The genomic segment CTGCTCATAGGTATGGGCGCCTATGTACACTTTCATAATACAttgtataaataatatttcttgcgttttttaacatattttatgtttGTGTTTACAGGTGCCCAAATGAAGCggaaattattatttgaattttgGCGTTCTATACCGGCTAATGGTCGATTAAATGCAGTAATCAACTTTGTGAAGATGAGTTTTGATGATCTGGATATTGATCAAGAACAAGAGAAGCAGTTAAAGGTGTTCTTAAAAAATGAATGCGAAAAAATTCGAGTCAAATGGGTTCAGAAGCAAAGACGACTGGACTTGTTTTTAAGTGAATACGAACAATGGTTAAATAATGATTTAACTTTCGATATGCTGATATTAGCAAATCAATCTCCAAAACCAAGTACTAGTGGTGGTAGACCTCAAAAAACTTTTATGGATAGCTccaaaaagacaaaaaagaggAAAATTCAACATTTACTTAGCGACTACAGTAAAGACCAATTATCGTTTGCTGCACAATTAAGTGTCCGAGCGAGTGGCAAACGTAATGCTGCTATGTTGATGGAAGAAGTATCGTCAGCCTCACCAAAACGTGCTTCCACATATAAGAAAGCAAGAAAAAATTTAGATGTCCAAATGAAACAAAGACCCTATACACCTGAAGAAGCTTTGGCCTTTTTTATAGCAAACAATTTTACTGTCCAATCTTATAAGAATGTACAACAAGAGGCAAAAGAAAGAGGTTTTAATGCTTATCCATGTTATGATTACGTAGCAAAGGTAAAAGAGCAGTGTTATCCTCGAGTTGAAAATATTACAGTGACTGATATATCGGCGGAAGTAAGACTGGATGCTCTACTTAATCATACCGCACAGAGAATATGTAAGAACATTCTAGGAGAAAGGTTAGACACCAACATGCAAAATTATTCTTTAATATATAAGTGGGGGTGTGATGGTTCATCAGGACATAGTTTATATAAGCAACCGTTTGAGGATCCAGAGAGCACAGATGAATATATGTTTATAATCTCATTAGTTCCAATAAAACTCGTAAACAATCTACAAGAGACCATATGGCAAAATCCTCGGCCATCATCACCAAGATTCTGTAGAGTactcaaatttatttataagaaagaAAGCGAAGCACTGATAAAAGATGAATGTAGAGCGATTGAAAGTCAAATTCAAGAGTTAGTTCCAACTCTTATAGAAGTCTGAGGCGTTACCATCTCGGTCACGCATCAAATGATTCTGACAATGATTGATGGTAAAGTGTGTAATGTGTTAAGTGATAATAGATCAACTCAAAGGTGTTTTATCTGTAAGGCAACATCTAAAGAAATGAATACAGCATTAATAACGAAAGAGCCAGACGATAATATGTACCAGTTTGGAATATCTAGCTTACATGCTTACATTTGTACAATGGAATGCCTTTTAAATATTAGTTATCGTCAAGATTTTTGTGAGTGGCAAGTAAGAGGAGacaataaaaaagaaatgttTAAAACAAGGAAAGACGAAatcaagaaaaaatttaaagaagtgGGTCTCATTATCGACAAAGTAAAACCAGGATTTGGTACCAGTAACGATGGGAATACCGCAAgagcatttttttataattatacgaCCACAGCACGCATCATCAACCTTAATGAAGGGCTCATTCACAATTTTGGGACGATTCTTGCAGCTGTTCCGTCTGGTTATGAGATTGACTCTGTTAAATTTCAGAACTACTGTATAAAGACTAGGAAactatatttaagtttgtaccCATGGTATAACATGCCTGTGACTGTTCACAAAATATTGGTACATGGAGCAGACATAATCAAAAATTCACTAATACCGGTAGGGCAAATGTCTGAAGAAGCATCCGAggctaaaaataaagaaataagaagagTCAGACTGGGACATACAATGAAAATTTCAAGACAGCGAAGCAATTATgacttaattaaatatttattaatatcatcTGATCCATATATATCGTTGTTGCGAAAACTTCCACTAAAACAATTTTCTAGACATGATAGAGATATAAAATTtctattaaaacaataaaaactatttaaaatttggTCATGCCTTTTATTTACCACAATTAACTATGATTTTATCATAAAATGTAATTTAGAATCACTTAAGAGAGTTTCAGAGTTTTGTCCACCTAGATTAGTCAAATCGTACACTGTGTGTCAGTAGAAGTTATAGTACAGTACATGGACTATACATGTAATTTGAAATTTTATAGTACATGAAGTTGTAATTATCATACAAATTCTGCTCACCCTGAATCTTCTGTCAATAGAACTTCTGTTTTAGCTGATTCCTCTATtgcaaatttaatatttttctcttttctttgaattattttttggtGTGTAGATGTTTTAACACCTTTAACATTAACTTCCTCGCCTCTGGTATACTTTTCTATTAATTCTTTTGGTGGTTTAACTTTTCCCTGAAAATGTTTATTCCCATTACTATTTTGATTTGCTCCCGTTTTTACTTTCCAATCATTTGATCCAGCAGTGGAAAAGTAACGAATGTGGGGCTAAAAATATTGATTATAATttaataaacttagagaaaagaTGCAGATATGCGGACTTACCTTCCCCAttataaattgtataaaatttattattataaaactttATTCTTATTATATGGTTTTTCCTAGAAAACTGTGAACTTCGTTAACACAACCAatcgtctatattctttgcaaCTAGTGCAAAACTAGTGCCAGCCAATACAAAATACAAGGTATGGAGTATTCTGTGATACAATACAAACTCATTCATACGAACTTAACAAACACATGTTCATGTTAAATGTTCGCATTTGGTCCCTGTGAAGGTAGCCTCAAGTGAGCTGTCAATTAAGTTTCACAGAACGAAATATTGCGTTGGAAGTGTTGCCATGTCCTTAAACGTATATGCTTCCAAAATAAAGAGAGAAAGCTGTTAAaaccaatgacgtataatatatagactaAGCAGTCCCgggtcctgattctaattgagatttcgactcaaaacatgtcgaaattaatatggcgacgtcgaaatgcgactttgcgaaccttgtggatttcagctgaactaaccaaacgatgtcactagttttcgacttatcgaaattaatttcaaccacaagaaagtggttgaaatttcatttcgagtcgaaattaatctgacatgactgactggactgggagaagtgaacttaggttcagtttaagtaggcggtgttttgatccttgcaaggaaaactgaggcaaaaagtatcaatatggctgtgttttacggacatttgctagttttggaggaattagagagattagatatccgacgttcataactgaggataagaagaatgttacgggatactcaaaattctttttcactaagtgatgctcaatttaggcagcaattccggcttaataaacaagctgcaaattatttaataatggtattagaaccatatttcgaagaaggtgtttatgcctctaggatacccaaaatgtttagggttagtattactaagctgcagtaaa from the Diabrotica undecimpunctata isolate CICGRU chromosome 1, icDiaUnde3, whole genome shotgun sequence genome contains:
- the LOC140442408 gene encoding uncharacterized protein, which codes for MMDSTSTGAQMKRKLLFEFWRSIPANGRLNAVINFVKMSFDDLDIDQEQEKQLKVFLKNECEKIRVKWVQKQRRLDLFLSEYEQWLNNDLTFDMLILANQSPKPSTSGGRPQKTFMDSSKKTKKRKIQHLLSDYSKDQLSFAAQLSVRASGKRNAAMLMEEVSSASPKRASTYKKARKNLDVQMKQRPYTPEEALAFFIANNFTVQSYKNVQQEAKERGFNAYPCYDYVAKVKEQCYPRVENITVTDISAEVRLDALLNHTAQRICKNILGERLDTNMQNYSLIYKWGCDGSSGHSLYKQPFEDPESTDEYMFIISLVPIKLVNNLQETIWQNPRPSSPRFCRVLKFIYKKESEALIKDECRAIESQIQELVPTLIEV